The Anastrepha ludens isolate Willacy chromosome 2, idAnaLude1.1, whole genome shotgun sequence genome contains a region encoding:
- the LOC128854760 gene encoding major royal jelly protein 1-like yields the protein MGDNMWHPSTIISATLVIACNLLFSAVTPAYAPTVRSNLEIVKQWKLFSFDFPPLAPVSDTNYYNQVNVVPTSMTVAYDRIFIATPKLFSGVPATVSYISKSDYSESPSLQAYPDWSYTVSGRNSFNCSDPYLVSVYRMRIDSCNRLWILDAAVSRTFEDSEQTCQPKILVFDLSTDRVVKRIDIPKDVLRNQSILVNLVIDETTSTSGTCDDVFVYIADTVKPAIIVYDGARDMVWRLSHPAMWPDPDLGLVQVLNDRFFIMDGIIGLALDTVNGILYFQPLATDRIFSITKDALRAGPRRFHDVLPIRFLGKKSSQGLPLYISPQDGSLLFSPVTETAIVSWNPQTNKQAVLFYDADALQFVADISDSPWDNGVVYAMSSKFNRFTLETVNRQEINFRLMRFKYPSASAVTSQTLFKPSDPIRSDLYTNGQRLNALNDTVYTRGDERSVPSPSVVYNLEQNAKVYQLHGIRNGVHTFMGNSVPAVTNGFPLGLSYSYSLEHGGN from the exons ATGGGGGACAATATGTGGCACCCATCTACTATAATTTCAGCTACGCTGGTGATTGCTTGCAATTTGTTATTTAGCGCTGTTACGCCGGCGTATGCGCCAACAGTGCGGTCGAATTTGGAGATTGTCAAGCAATGGAAATTATTCTCTTTCGATTTTCCACCACTGGCGCCAGTCTCCGATACAAACTACTACAACCAGGTGAATGTGGTGCCAACGAGTATGACGGTCGCATATGATCGCATTTTCATTGCCACACCCAAGCTGTTTTCTGGCGTGCCTGCAACGGTTAGCTACATATCGAAATCGGACTACAGCGAGTCGCCAAGTTTGCAA GCCTATCCCGACTGGTCATATACTGTTAGTGGCCGCAACAGTTTCAATTGCAGCGATCCATATTTGGTTTCAGTATATCGCATGCGCATAGACTCTTGCAATCGTTTGTGGATCTTAGATGCCGCAGTTTCGCGTACTTTTGAAGACTCCGAACAAACGTGTCAACCGAAAATTTTAGTGTTTGATTTGAGCACAGATCGAGTGGTCAAGCGTATTGACATTCCA AAAGATGTATTGCGTAACCAGTCGATACTCGTAAATTTAGTAATTGATGAAACAACTTCTACTTCAGGAACATGTGATGATGTCTTTGTTTATATTGCAGATACCGTGAAACCTG CCATTATTGTTTACGATGGAGCTCGGGATATGGTTTGGCGTCTCTCACATCCTGCTATGTGGCCCGATCCAGACTTGGGATTGGTACAAGTACTAAACGACCGCTTTTTCATAATGGATGGCATTATTGGGTTGGCTTTGGATACAGTAAATGGCATACTCTATTTCCAACCATTGGCTACCGATCG tATCTTCTCAATAACAAAAGATGCGCTTCGTGCAGGTCCACGACGATTCCATGATGTCCTACCAATCCGCTTCCTGGGCAAAAAGTCTTCCCAGGGTCTACCACTCTACATATCGCCACAAGATGGTAGTCTCCTATTCAGTCCCGTCACTGAAACGGCAATTGTATCTTGGAATCCGCAAACAAATAAGCAGGCTGTTCTTTTCTACGATGCAGATGCACTACAATTCGTTGCCGATATCAGCGATTCGCCATGGGATAATGGTGTGGTTTATGCTATGTCCTCAAAGTTCAATCGCTTCACATTAGAAACAGTTAACCGACAAGAGATAAACTTCCGACTGATGCGATTTAAATATCCCAGTGCAAGTGCAGTGACGTCACAAACCCTCTTCAAACCATCTGATCCCATTAGAAGTGATCTTTATACGAATGGACAGCGTTTGAATGCTTTGAATGATACAGTTTACACGCGTGGCGATGAGCGATCAGTACCATCTCCTAGCGTAGTCTACAATTTGGAACAAAATGCAAAAGTTTATCAACTGCATGGCATACGAAATGGAGTACACACCTTCATGGGAAATAGTGTGCCAGCAGTGACTAATGGTTTTCCGCTCGGACTTAGTTATAGCTATAGTTTGGAGCATGGCGGCAACTAA
- the LOC128854761 gene encoding piggyBac transposable element-derived protein 4-like, translated as MCIHISVLFFDKSQWNFLEMNVRSFYGNLKYVYEVNRGDQCDDDYISDTDEEDFISKPPEQEHIYVPETDDTDDSDDYNKPSTSNAKPAKKPRAPIWKEICLPPYSSENFPFQGDSNLPDFIEELETPADMFNFIFNDDLMNFIVEQSNLIALQMDINKPANITRNEIDQFIGITIYMSLIKLPSSRHYWNTFIGQEFVRNAMTCNRWQNIKRFLHFNNNENIRSPGELGFDKLFKIRPLLDKIRARFLLVPKEEHLVVDEQIIPTKCRHHLKQYNPAKPHK; from the exons atgtgtatacatatttctgttttgttttttgataaatcgcaatggaatttcCTAGAAATGAATGTACGATCATTTTATGGTAACTTAAAGTATGTTTATGAAGTTAATAGAGGTGATCAATGTGATGATGACTACATATCTGATACCGACGAAGAAGACTTTATAAGTAAACCGCCAGAACAGGAGCATATTTATGTACCAGAGACTGATGATACCGATGACTCAGATGACTATAACAAGCCTTCTACATCAAATGCAAAACCTGCTAAAAAGCCTAGAGCTCCaatttggaaagaaatttgtttgcctCCTTATTccagtgaaaattttccatttcaagGAGATTCAAACCTTCCTGACTTTATTGAGGAACTGGAGACACCAGCAgatatgtttaattttattttcaatgacgATTTGATGAACTTTATTGTAGAACAATCGAATTTAATTGCATTACAAATGGATATAAATAAACCTGCCAATATTACTCGGAACGAGATTGATCAGTTTATAG gcATAACAATATACATGTCTTTGATAAAACTACCATCATCCAGACATTATTGGAACACATTCATTGGCCAAGAATTTGTACGTAACGCAATGACATGTAACAGATGGCAAAACATCAAACGATTTTTacacttcaataataatgaaaatataagaTCACCTGGTGAACTCGGGTTTGATAAGCTCTTTAAGATTCGACCATTGTTAGACAAAATTCGTGCTCGATTTTTGCTTGTACCCAAAGAAGAACATTTAGTGGTTGATGAACAAATAATTCCCACAAAGTGCCGCCATCACCTCAAACAGTACAATCCAGCTAAACCCCACAAATGa